The sequence below is a genomic window from Blastocatellia bacterium.
TGATCTCGGAGAGGGTTGTGAGGCCCCGGTTATGATGATGAAGATCGGATAAGGCCATAGGGCATGGGAGACCGCTCGGCGCGGGCCAGGAGTTCAAGCATGAATTGCTCCGTCAGCGCCGAAAGTGAGCGAAGCCGGGCGACGAAATAGTTGTGGGCGAAATAAGCGGGCACGGCGGCAAATAGTCCCAGAGCAGTGGCCGCCAGCGCCTCAGCGATCGCGGGGGCAACGGTTTCGATCGAGGGTTGGACGCTCGACGAGAGTCCCTCGAAGGCCATGATGATCCCGACAACAGTTCCGAAAAGTCCAATGAAAGGGGCAGTCGTTCCGATGGAAGCGAGCCAGGGAATACCCGCTTCGAGCTGACTTACGGAGGCTAGTGCTGTCTTTCTCAGCGTGCGTTCTAGGACTGTGGCCCGAGCTACAGCCTCACCCTCTGGAAGTTCCTCCGACCGTGACAGCTCAGTATGACTAGCCAGATAAAGAGCAGCCAGGGGACTACGAGGAAAGCGGCGGGATGCTCGAAGTGCTTCGCGGGTGTTAGAAAGGTCGGCGACGGCGGTGAGAAACTCGTGAGATTCGCGCAGAGCGTGTCGGATCATCTGATATTTGCTGATGATGATGGCCCAGGAGACGATCGAGAGTGCAAGAAGAAG
It includes:
- a CDS encoding MotA/TolQ/ExbB proton channel family protein is translated as MTVIIQSSTEHLVRLIAHASLPSLVIMGLLLALSIVSWAIIISKYQMIRHALRESHEFLTAVADLSNTREALRASRRFPRSPLAALYLASHTELSRSEELPEGEAVARATVLERTLRKTALASVSQLEAGIPWLASIGTTAPFIGLFGTVVGIIMAFEGLSSSVQPSIETVAPAIAEALAATALGLFAAVPAYFAHNYFVARLRSLSALTEQFMLELLARAERSPMPYGLIRSSSS